Proteins encoded together in one Chryseobacterium sp. G0201 window:
- a CDS encoding sugar MFS transporter: protein MNNNEVKSQSRNYTIPLITITLLFFMWGFITCMNDILIPYLKQLFKLTFFESMLVQFCFFGAYFIGSLIYFFISITKGDPINKVGYKKGILFGIFLATFGCILFYPAATFSSYPLFLGALFVLGLGFTVLQITANAYVSLLGSEESASSRLNMTQAFNALGTTIAPVLGGHLIFELFSAEDGSFSAVATRIPYLIFAGILLLVALLISRVKLPSFQTNDSEEVVKGWGALKFNHLKFGVFAMFCYVGGEVAVGSFIISFLEQPQIMGFDEVISKNYLSLYWGGAMIGRFLGAISLNQSISQEKKAIYMLGAAALVFLVIFSIVNLSFAQISFFLVFIVLNFIAFFIGKAAPARTLSIFAAINVILLISTMVNHGELAMYSVLGIGIFNSIMFSNIYTLAISGLGKYTSQGSSLVVMAILGGAIVPIFQGYLADQFGVQHSFIIPVFCYVMILIFGAYCTKYLGHVETTESKSGH, encoded by the coding sequence ATGAATAATAATGAAGTAAAATCGCAAAGCAGGAATTACACTATTCCGCTTATTACCATCACTCTTTTATTTTTTATGTGGGGATTCATCACTTGTATGAATGACATTTTGATTCCTTACCTGAAACAACTCTTCAAACTGACCTTCTTCGAATCGATGTTGGTACAGTTTTGTTTCTTTGGAGCTTATTTTATTGGCTCATTAATTTATTTCTTCATCTCTATTACAAAAGGAGATCCCATCAACAAAGTAGGTTACAAAAAAGGAATTCTTTTCGGGATTTTCCTGGCAACTTTTGGATGTATTTTATTTTATCCGGCTGCTACTTTCTCTTCCTATCCTTTATTTTTAGGAGCCTTATTTGTTCTTGGATTAGGATTTACGGTACTTCAAATTACTGCAAACGCTTACGTTTCTTTATTAGGATCAGAAGAATCAGCATCAAGCCGATTGAATATGACGCAGGCTTTCAATGCGTTGGGAACTACGATCGCTCCGGTTTTAGGAGGACATTTGATCTTTGAATTATTTTCAGCCGAAGACGGTTCTTTCAGTGCCGTGGCAACAAGAATTCCTTATTTGATCTTCGCAGGTATTCTTTTATTGGTCGCTTTATTGATCTCAAGAGTAAAATTGCCATCATTCCAAACCAATGACAGCGAAGAAGTTGTAAAAGGTTGGGGAGCATTGAAGTTCAACCATTTGAAATTCGGGGTTTTTGCTATGTTTTGTTATGTTGGAGGTGAAGTTGCTGTTGGAAGTTTCATCATCAGTTTCCTTGAACAGCCACAAATTATGGGCTTTGATGAAGTGATTAGTAAAAATTACCTTTCTCTGTATTGGGGAGGTGCCATGATTGGGCGTTTTCTGGGGGCTATCTCTTTAAATCAATCGATAAGCCAAGAGAAAAAAGCTATTTATATGTTGGGAGCTGCAGCGTTGGTATTTTTAGTAATTTTCAGCATTGTGAATCTTTCGTTTGCACAGATCAGTTTCTTCTTGGTATTTATTGTTCTTAACTTCATTGCATTCTTTATTGGTAAGGCTGCTCCGGCAAGAACACTTTCAATTTTTGCTGCAATCAACGTTATTCTATTAATATCTACGATGGTAAATCACGGCGAATTGGCAATGTACAGCGTTCTGGGAATCGGAATTTTCAATTCTATTATGTTCTCAAACATTTATACACTGGCAATTTCAGGATTAGGAAAATATACAAGTCAGGGATCATCTTTGGTGGTAATGGCCATTCTGGGAGGTGCTATTGTTCCTATTTTCCAGGGATATCTGGCAGATCAGTTTGGAGTTCAACATTCGTTTATTATTCCTGTTTTCTGTTATGTAATGATCTTAATTTTTGGAGCTTATTGTACGAAATATCTTGGTCATGTAGAAACTACAGAATCCAAATCTGGACATTAA
- a CDS encoding GAF domain-containing protein — MSELKKRLSSILESPKHNTEEKLQKVCHLLDQEISYFNWTGFYFKNGDKDELKLGPYVGAPTDHDIIPYGKGICGQVAVSNETFVVPDVHQQDNYLSCSIDTKAEIVVPIFKDGQNIGQIDIDSHKIDPFTDEDRELLEWLCKEVSKIL, encoded by the coding sequence ATGTCAGAACTAAAGAAAAGACTTTCTTCCATTCTTGAAAGTCCAAAACATAATACTGAAGAAAAACTTCAAAAAGTTTGTCATCTTTTGGATCAAGAAATTTCTTATTTCAACTGGACAGGTTTCTATTTTAAAAATGGAGATAAAGACGAGTTGAAATTGGGACCTTACGTTGGAGCTCCGACAGATCACGACATTATTCCTTACGGAAAAGGAATTTGTGGTCAGGTTGCCGTTTCTAATGAAACATTTGTGGTTCCGGATGTTCATCAGCAGGACAACTATTTAAGCTGTTCAATTGATACGAAAGCTGAAATTGTAGTTCCGATCTTTAAAGACGGACAAAATATTGGTCAGATTGATATTGATTCTCACAAAATAGATCCTTTTACGGATGAAGACCGAGAATTATTAGAATGGCTTTGTAAAGAAGTTTCTAAAATTCTATAA
- a CDS encoding polyribonucleotide nucleotidyltransferase, giving the protein MSIPQAITETITLADGREITIETGKLAKQADGSVVVKMGGTMLLATVVASKEAKDGVDFLPLTVDYREKFYAGGKIPGNFFRREARPSDQEILTMRLVDRVLRPLFPEDFHAEVQVMISLISYDGVSIPDDLAGLAASAAIAITDIPFNGPMSEVRVVRINGELSVNPNYADLKIADLDIMVGATKDSIVMVEGEMKEISEQEMLEAIQFAHIEIKKQVEAQERLAEKVGKSFPKREYSHENHDEAIREKVWKETYDKVYEVAKTPSGKEERGEKFKAVLAEFLAQYVENAEELERVTPFAKVYFHDVEKEAMRQMILNDKIRLDGRDPETIRPIWSEIDYLPGAHGSAIFTRGETQSLTAVTLGSVKDANMVDSVMVNYDERFFLHYNFPPFSTGEARPLRGTSRREVGHGNLAQRALANMIPEENPYTIRIVSDILESNGSSSMATVCAGTLALMDAGIQITKPVSGIAMGLVTDVKTGKFTVLSDILGDEDHLGDMDFKVTGTADGITACQMDIKIQGLSMDIMEKALLQAKDGRLHILDKITETIAVPREDVKPHAPKMVMLEISKDFIGAVIGPGGKIIQQLQKDTDTVIAIEEVGEIGRIEISGVSREKINAAIARINEITFVPVVGEVYQGKVVKVMDFGAFVAIAKGTEGLLHISEIEWARLDKVPYNEGDEVEVKFMGYDDRKKMKLSRKVLLPRPARPESKPRPEGQDRPQGDRRPERQDRPEGDRRPAPADQAPKENQNPSSEA; this is encoded by the coding sequence ATGAGTATACCTCAAGCAATTACAGAAACGATTACTCTTGCAGATGGCAGAGAAATTACAATTGAAACAGGAAAGTTAGCAAAACAGGCCGATGGTTCTGTAGTCGTAAAAATGGGCGGAACAATGCTTTTAGCAACTGTTGTAGCCAGTAAAGAAGCAAAAGACGGTGTAGATTTTCTACCCTTAACGGTAGATTACAGAGAAAAATTCTACGCAGGAGGTAAAATTCCTGGAAACTTTTTTAGAAGAGAAGCTAGACCATCAGATCAGGAGATCTTAACGATGCGTTTGGTAGACAGAGTTCTTAGACCATTATTTCCTGAAGATTTCCACGCGGAAGTTCAGGTAATGATTTCATTAATTTCTTATGACGGAGTGTCAATTCCTGACGATTTAGCAGGTCTTGCAGCTTCTGCAGCAATTGCTATTACAGATATCCCTTTCAACGGACCAATGTCTGAAGTAAGAGTTGTAAGAATCAACGGTGAACTTTCTGTGAACCCTAATTATGCAGATCTTAAAATTGCTGACCTTGACATCATGGTTGGAGCAACTAAAGATTCTATCGTAATGGTAGAAGGGGAGATGAAAGAAATCTCTGAGCAGGAAATGCTTGAAGCAATCCAGTTCGCTCACATAGAAATCAAAAAACAAGTTGAAGCTCAGGAAAGATTAGCTGAAAAAGTAGGCAAATCATTCCCAAAAAGAGAATACAGCCACGAAAATCACGACGAAGCGATCCGTGAGAAAGTGTGGAAAGAAACATACGATAAAGTTTATGAAGTAGCGAAAACTCCTTCAGGAAAAGAAGAAAGAGGTGAAAAATTCAAAGCTGTTTTAGCTGAATTTTTAGCTCAATATGTTGAAAATGCTGAAGAATTAGAAAGAGTAACTCCTTTCGCTAAAGTATATTTCCATGATGTAGAGAAAGAAGCGATGCGTCAGATGATTTTAAATGATAAAATCCGTCTTGATGGTCGTGATCCTGAAACAATTCGTCCAATCTGGAGCGAAATTGATTATTTACCTGGAGCTCACGGTTCTGCAATCTTCACAAGAGGTGAAACTCAGTCTTTAACAGCTGTAACATTAGGTTCAGTGAAAGATGCGAACATGGTAGACAGCGTTATGGTAAACTATGACGAAAGATTTTTCTTACATTATAACTTCCCGCCGTTCTCAACGGGTGAAGCAAGACCTTTAAGAGGAACTTCAAGAAGAGAAGTAGGACATGGAAACCTGGCTCAGAGAGCGTTGGCAAACATGATTCCTGAAGAAAACCCTTATACGATCCGTATCGTTTCTGATATTTTAGAATCAAACGGTTCATCTTCTATGGCAACTGTTTGTGCAGGAACTTTAGCGTTGATGGATGCTGGTATTCAGATTACAAAACCGGTTTCCGGAATTGCAATGGGATTAGTAACAGACGTTAAAACCGGAAAATTCACTGTACTTTCTGATATCTTAGGTGATGAAGATCACTTGGGAGATATGGACTTTAAAGTAACGGGAACTGCAGACGGTATTACAGCTTGTCAGATGGATATCAAAATCCAAGGGTTATCTATGGATATCATGGAGAAAGCTCTTTTACAGGCTAAAGACGGAAGATTACACATTCTGGATAAAATTACAGAAACCATTGCAGTACCAAGAGAAGACGTGAAACCTCACGCTCCGAAAATGGTAATGCTTGAGATCTCTAAAGATTTCATCGGTGCTGTTATCGGACCTGGTGGAAAAATCATTCAACAGCTTCAAAAAGATACAGATACTGTTATTGCTATTGAAGAGGTAGGAGAAATCGGAAGAATCGAGATTTCTGGTGTAAGCAGAGAGAAAATCAATGCTGCAATCGCAAGAATCAACGAGATTACATTTGTACCTGTAGTAGGTGAAGTGTACCAAGGAAAAGTGGTTAAAGTAATGGATTTCGGAGCTTTTGTAGCCATTGCAAAAGGAACTGAAGGATTACTTCACATTTCTGAGATCGAGTGGGCTCGTCTTGATAAAGTACCTTACAACGAAGGTGACGAAGTGGAAGTAAAATTCATGGGTTACGATGACCGTAAGAAAATGAAACTTTCGAGAAAAGTTTTGTTGCCAAGACCTGCAAGACCTGAGTCTAAACCAAGACCTGAAGGACAAGACAGACCTCAAGGTGACAGAAGACCAGAAAGACAGGACAGACCAGAAGGTGATAGAAGACCGGCACCGGCTGATCAAGCTCCAAAGGAAAATCAAAATCCTTCATCTGAAGCATAA
- a CDS encoding pyruvate decarboxylase: MRKIFTFSTVFTFLLMGIASVKAQRNASEDKIKKVLYFNPEVEPDLEEIKEPTNHAFFSAVSDNLSRYKRNKMLRTETQVSFDSVDKQTIVDYCLNNDADFAIVPKVRYFKVGLGKYVFSNQVVVSMKLFDAAGNYITETDYNTYHKNMRLLGSADNSIKIGTNGAIKGILKELRRLKPSTEAGF, translated from the coding sequence ATGAGAAAAATTTTCACTTTTAGTACGGTTTTCACTTTTTTATTGATGGGCATTGCTTCAGTAAAAGCACAAAGAAATGCTTCAGAAGATAAAATAAAAAAGGTCTTATACTTCAATCCTGAGGTAGAACCTGACCTTGAGGAAATCAAAGAACCCACTAATCATGCATTTTTCAGTGCAGTTTCTGATAATTTAAGCAGATATAAGAGAAACAAAATGCTCCGAACGGAAACTCAGGTTTCGTTTGACAGTGTTGATAAGCAAACTATTGTTGATTATTGCCTAAATAATGATGCAGATTTCGCCATCGTTCCAAAAGTAAGATATTTTAAAGTAGGTCTTGGGAAATATGTTTTCTCCAACCAAGTTGTTGTAAGCATGAAACTTTTTGATGCTGCAGGAAACTATATTACAGAAACAGATTACAATACATATCATAAAAACATGCGCCTTTTAGGTTCAGCAGACAATTCCATCAAAATCGGTACAAACGGAGCAATAAAAGGTATTCTGAAAGAATTAAGAAGACTGAAGCCTTCTACAGAAGCCGGATTCTAA
- the rpsO gene encoding 30S ribosomal protein S15 yields the protein MYLTTEKKQEIFSKHGKSATDTGSAEGQVALFTFRINHLSQHLKANRHDFATERSLVKLVGKRKSLLDYLKNKDIARYRAIIAELGLRK from the coding sequence ATGTACTTAACAACAGAAAAAAAGCAGGAAATTTTCTCTAAACACGGGAAATCTGCAACAGACACAGGAAGTGCTGAAGGACAAGTAGCTCTTTTCACTTTCAGAATCAACCATTTATCTCAACACTTAAAGGCTAACCGTCACGACTTCGCAACGGAAAGATCTTTGGTTAAATTGGTAGGTAAAAGAAAAAGTTTACTAGATTACCTTAAAAATAAAGATATCGCAAGATATAGAGCAATTATTGCTGAACTAGGTTTAAGAAAATAA
- a CDS encoding ABC transporter substrate-binding protein, with the protein MKVISLVPSITEALFDLGLTQNEVVGRTKFCIHPKEKVKNVAIIGGTKNINIEKIKALQPDIILANKEENIKEQVEALMEDFNVLVTNVETIEDNYYLLKNLGLLFNKEEKAQQFNLKTYEVLSQAKIDSPIKVAYLIWKNPYMTIGSDTFINRILSEIGFENIFKNKTRYPVIETEDLAEAEIIMLSSEPFPFKEKHIDELKEFYPNKKIMIVDGEAFSWYGTHIAKCENYFKELITKVNFV; encoded by the coding sequence ATGAAAGTTATATCTCTTGTTCCCTCAATTACTGAGGCTTTATTTGATTTGGGTTTAACTCAAAATGAAGTGGTCGGAAGAACCAAATTCTGCATTCATCCCAAAGAAAAAGTAAAAAATGTAGCGATTATAGGTGGGACAAAAAACATTAATATTGAAAAAATTAAAGCTTTACAACCCGATATAATCCTTGCAAATAAAGAGGAAAACATCAAAGAGCAGGTTGAAGCCTTGATGGAAGATTTCAACGTTCTCGTGACTAATGTTGAAACCATTGAAGACAACTATTATCTTCTTAAAAATCTTGGATTGCTTTTTAATAAAGAAGAAAAAGCGCAACAATTCAATCTTAAAACTTACGAAGTTCTGAGTCAGGCTAAAATTGATTCTCCAATAAAAGTAGCCTATCTTATATGGAAAAATCCTTATATGACGATTGGCTCAGATACTTTTATCAATCGTATTTTATCTGAAATTGGTTTTGAAAATATATTTAAAAATAAAACCCGCTATCCCGTAATTGAAACCGAAGATCTGGCGGAAGCTGAAATTATTATGCTTTCCTCTGAACCATTTCCATTTAAAGAGAAACATATTGATGAATTAAAAGAGTTTTATCCAAATAAGAAGATCATGATCGTTGATGGAGAAGCATTTTCGTGGTATGGAACGCATATTGCGAAGTGTGAGAATTATTTTAAGGAATTGATTACTAAGGTGAATTTTGTTTAA
- a CDS encoding bacteriocin-like protein, with translation MKNSNLKKLNRAQQKEIQGGGPFKRCTEHYQCPGGSCCENICVLYNCPLT, from the coding sequence ATGAAAAATTCAAACTTGAAAAAGCTCAACAGAGCTCAGCAAAAAGAAATTCAGGGAGGCGGACCATTTAAAAGATGCACAGAGCATTATCAGTGCCCCGGCGGCTCATGCTGTGAAAATATCTGCGTCCTTTATAACTGTCCTCTAACGTAA
- a CDS encoding DNA polymerase beta superfamily protein: MKNNFILLESISGSRSFGLATENSDTDIRGVYYLPKEDFFGLHYIPQISNETNDITYYEIGRFVELLQKNNPNILEVLASPEDCIQHKNPLMDLLKPEDFLSKLCKDTFAGYAISQIKKAKGLNKKILNPVDKERKSILDFCYVLQNQGSIPLKKWLLENGKVQEQCGLVSIDNTKGMFALFYDELRDLNYKGIIQNEEANQVSVSSVPKEEKSVAYLFSNLDAYSTYCKDYREYWKWVSERNEDRYNVNKTHGQNYDSKNMMHTIRLLQSCEQIFKTGSLNIRVENRNELLDIKAGNWSYDAVMQKAEDLIQSIEHYHSISSLPDVPDLEKTTKILIEIRENLYR; encoded by the coding sequence ATGAAAAATAACTTCATCCTCCTCGAATCCATCTCCGGCAGCCGCTCCTTCGGGCTCGCAACGGAAAACTCGGATACAGATATCCGTGGAGTATATTATTTACCTAAAGAAGACTTTTTTGGTTTACATTATATTCCGCAAATTTCCAATGAAACGAATGATATTACTTATTATGAAATCGGGAGATTTGTAGAATTATTACAGAAAAATAATCCGAATATTCTGGAAGTTTTGGCAAGTCCGGAAGACTGTATTCAACATAAAAATCCGTTGATGGATTTGTTGAAGCCTGAAGATTTTCTTTCCAAATTATGTAAAGATACGTTTGCGGGTTACGCGATTTCGCAGATCAAAAAAGCGAAAGGATTGAATAAAAAGATCCTCAATCCAGTCGATAAAGAAAGAAAATCGATTCTTGATTTTTGTTATGTTTTGCAAAATCAGGGTTCAATTCCGTTGAAAAAATGGCTTTTAGAAAACGGAAAAGTTCAGGAACAATGCGGATTGGTAAGCATCGATAATACCAAAGGAATGTTTGCGCTTTTCTATGATGAATTGCGAGATTTAAACTATAAAGGAATTATCCAGAATGAAGAAGCCAATCAGGTTTCTGTATCATCTGTCCCGAAAGAGGAAAAATCTGTTGCTTATTTGTTTTCTAACCTCGATGCCTACTCTACTTACTGCAAAGATTACAGAGAATATTGGAAGTGGGTTTCCGAACGAAATGAAGACCGCTACAACGTCAATAAAACTCACGGACAAAATTATGACAGCAAAAATATGATGCACACGATTCGTTTGTTGCAGTCTTGTGAACAGATTTTCAAAACCGGTTCGTTGAACATTCGTGTAGAAAATCGGAATGAATTATTAGATATAAAAGCAGGAAACTGGTCTTACGATGCCGTTATGCAGAAAGCAGAAGATTTGATACAATCTATTGAGCATTATCATTCGATTTCCAGTCTTCCCGATGTGCCTGATTTGGAGAAAACGACAAAAATTTTAATTGAAATCAGAGAAAATTTATACCGTTAA
- the mgtE gene encoding magnesium transporter, whose product MNYNDELIFNPADIAETLSELHADERLLAFLKVPKQYKAEVFSHLDPDFQEETIRSIGSDDVSEILNSMTPDDRTALFEDFPDELIKYSINHLNPQERRIALKLLGYHSDSIARLMTPYYIQIRKEWTVKKCLQQIKKVGKRVETMNHLYVVDERNRLIDDLAVGSLLLAEEDTLVSELTDNHFVAITTMTSKEDAVTYFEKYDRTALPIITEAGVLVGIVTIDDILDQIEQQNTEDIQKFGGLEALDLPYTQTSFMEMVKKRGMWLVILFFSEMLTASAMGYFEDEIQKAVVLALFVPLIISSGGNSGSQAATLIIRAMALQEIGLKDWWYVMKKEIFTGLFLGGILGIIGFLRIMIWHKIGLFNYGIHWAFVGLSVAVSLVLIVLWGTLSGSMVPFILKKLKLDPATSSAPFVATLVDVTGLIIYFSVAGLFLTGKLL is encoded by the coding sequence TTGAATTATAACGACGAACTTATCTTTAATCCTGCCGATATTGCCGAAACTCTAAGTGAACTTCACGCTGATGAGAGGCTCTTGGCATTTTTAAAAGTTCCGAAACAATACAAAGCTGAAGTTTTCTCACATTTAGATCCGGATTTTCAGGAAGAAACCATCCGAAGCATCGGAAGTGATGATGTTTCCGAGATCTTAAACTCGATGACTCCGGATGACAGGACTGCCCTGTTTGAGGACTTTCCGGATGAACTTATAAAATATTCCATCAATCATCTTAATCCGCAGGAAAGAAGAATTGCCTTAAAACTATTGGGTTATCATTCTGATTCTATTGCCCGTTTGATGACACCTTATTACATTCAGATCCGTAAGGAATGGACGGTAAAAAAATGCCTTCAACAGATTAAAAAAGTAGGAAAAAGAGTGGAAACAATGAACCACTTGTATGTAGTGGACGAAAGAAACCGTTTGATCGATGACTTAGCCGTAGGAAGTTTATTATTAGCTGAAGAAGATACATTGGTTTCTGAATTAACGGATAATCATTTCGTTGCTATAACCACAATGACTTCAAAAGAAGATGCAGTTACTTATTTCGAAAAATATGACAGAACTGCCCTTCCCATCATTACAGAAGCTGGAGTTTTGGTAGGAATTGTTACAATTGATGATATTCTCGATCAAATCGAACAACAAAATACAGAAGACATCCAAAAATTCGGGGGTCTTGAAGCCTTAGATTTACCATACACCCAGACTTCTTTTATGGAAATGGTAAAAAAAAGAGGAATGTGGCTTGTTATCTTATTTTTCTCTGAAATGCTAACCGCATCCGCAATGGGTTATTTTGAAGATGAAATTCAAAAAGCAGTGGTCTTGGCATTGTTTGTACCGTTAATCATTTCCAGTGGAGGAAACTCCGGTTCGCAAGCTGCAACGTTGATTATTAGAGCGATGGCGCTTCAGGAAATCGGTTTGAAAGATTGGTGGTACGTCATGAAAAAAGAAATTTTCACAGGATTATTTCTTGGCGGAATTCTAGGAATTATTGGATTTTTACGAATCATGATCTGGCATAAAATCGGCTTGTTCAATTATGGTATTCACTGGGCTTTTGTAGGTTTAAGTGTTGCTGTTTCCTTAGTGTTGATCGTGCTTTGGGGAACACTTTCAGGCTCTATGGTTCCATTTATCCTTAAAAAATTAAAACTCGATCCCGCAACCTCTTCTGCTCCATTTGTAGCGACTTTGGTAGACGTTACCGGACTTATTATTTACTTTTCTGTAGCAGGACTTTTCTTAACGGGTAAACTTTTGTAA